A single region of the Gossypium arboreum isolate Shixiya-1 chromosome 12, ASM2569848v2, whole genome shotgun sequence genome encodes:
- the LOC108478456 gene encoding NAC transcription factor 29 has protein sequence MERNTSSKSDLPPGFRFHPTDEELIMFYLKNQAKSKPCPVSIIPEVDIYKFDPWQLPDKAEFGENEWYFFSPRDRKYPNGVRPNRATVSGYWKATGTDKAIHSGSKYVGVKKALVFYNGRPPKGVKTNWIMHEYRLSDSHKQIKKHNGSMRLDDWVLCRIYKKKNSAEKILDHKVEESNTQIDRVGYSNDDSESQELLKFPKTGSYSRLLELDYMGPVSHLLNENTYISSFDFPNTIANIGIEDVEKLQLGDIPYNYSTESGNFQVNQNGILMNPMVYQFQ, from the exons ATGGAAAGAAACACCAGTTCCAAGTCTGACCTTCCTCCTGGTTTCAGATTCCACCCTACAGATGAAGAATTAATCATGTTTTACCTCAAAAACCAGGCCAAATCAAAGCCATGCCCTGTTTCAATAATCCCAGAAGTTGATATTTACAAATTTGATCCATGGCAACTGCCTG ACAAAGCAGAGTTCGGTGAAAATGAATGGTATTTTTTCAGCCCTCGAGATCGAAAGTACCCGAATGGGGTTCGTCCGAATAGGGCCACTGTTTCAGGGTACTGGAAGGCTACTGGTACGGATAAAGCTATACACAGTGGTTCTAAATACGTTGGGGTGAAGAAAGCTCTTGTTTTCTACAATGGCAGACCACCAAAGGGTGTCAAAACTAATTGGATTATGCATGAATATAGATTAAGCGATTCGCATAAACAAATCAAGAAACATAATGGATCCATGAGA TTGGATGATTGGGTACTGTGTAGGATTTACAAGAAGAAGAATTCAGCTGAGAAAATTTTGGATCACAAAGTTGAAGAATCAAATACCCAAATTGATAGGGTAGGGTATTCAAATGATGATAGTGAAAGTCAAGAATTATTGAAATTCCCAAAAACAGGCTCATATTCTCGTTTGTTGGAGTTGGATTACATGGGTCCAGTTTCCCAtcttttaaatgaaaatacatacaTTTCGAGCTTTGATTTCCCTAACACCATAGCTAATATAGGAATTGAAGATGTTGAGAAGCTACAGCTTGGGGACATACCTTACAATTACAGTACTGAGTCAGGGAATTTTCAAGTGAATCAGAATGGGATCTTAATGAATCCCATGGTTTATCAATTTCAGTAA
- the LOC108478267 gene encoding cytochrome P450 704B1 isoform X1 — protein MEVHDNLFLVFSQGCNMGMVMLACMFISWIFVYRLNQRNKNGPKTWPLIGAAFEQLINYDRMHDWLVEYLSASKTVVVPMPFTTYTYIADPANVEHVLKTKFANYPKGETYHSYMEVLLGDGIFNVDGELWKKQRKTASFEFASKNLRDFSTVVFREYSLQLHSILTQASFHNQEVDMQDLLMRMTLDSICKVGFGVEIGTLAPTLPDNSFARSFDTANIIVTLRFVDPLWKLKRFLNVGSEALLGKSIKVIDDFTYNVIRRRKSEIKEIRESCKTSKIKHDILSRFIELSEDPEGNLTDKSLRDIVLNFVIAGRDTTATTLTWAIYMIMTNARVAEKLYSELKAFEEVQAKEKRISLLPCDLEDPESFNRRAVQFAGLLNYDSLGRLYYLHAVITETLRLYPAVPQDPKGILEDDILPDGTKVKAGGMVTYVPYSMGRMEYNWGPDAAVFRPERWLKEGCFQNASPFKFTAFQAGPRICLGKDSAYLQMKMALAILCRFFKFNLVPNHPVKYRMMTILSMEKGLKLKIARQSC, from the exons ATGGAAGTTCATGACAATCTTTTTTTAGTTTTTTCACAAGGATGCAACATGGGAATGGTGATGCTAGCTTGCATGTTTATTTCATGGATCTTTGTTTACAGATTGAACCAGAGGAACAAAAATGGCCCCAAAACATGGCCACTCATCGGAGCAGCGTTCGAACAATTAATTAACTATGATCGAATGCACGATTGGCTCGTCGAATACCTGTCCGCATCGAAAACTGTTGTAGTTCCAATGCCTTTCACAACTTATACTTACATTGCCGATCCTGCTAATGTTGAACATGTACTTAAGACCAAATTTGCCAATTACCCCAAG GGTGAAACGTACCATTCATATATGGAAGTGCTGCTTGGAGATGGGATTTTCAACGTAGATGGTGAGCTATGGAAGAAGCAAAGGAAAACAGCTAGTTTTGAGTTTGCATCAAAGAATTTGAGGGATTTCAGCACTGTAGTCTTCAGGGAATATAGTCTACAACTCCATTCTATTCTAACTCAAGCTAGCTTCCATAACCAAGAAGTAGACATGCAG GATTTATTGATGAGGATGACTTTAGACTCCATTTGCAAGGTGGGGTTTGGTGTTGAAATTGGAACTCTGGCTCCCACTTTACCAGATAACAGCTTCGCTCGGTCGTTTGATACTGCCAACATCATTGTTACACTGAGGTTCGTTGACCCACTCTGGAAATTGAAAAGATTTCTCAATGTGGGCTCCGAAGCTCTACTTGGAAAGAGCATCAAAGTCATTGATGACTTCACTTACAATGTCATAAGGAGAAGAAAATCTGAGATTAAAGAAATTCGAGAATCTTGCAAAACCAGCAAG ATAAAGCATGACATATTGTCAAGATTTATTGAGCTAAGTGAAGATCCAGAAGGAAATTTAACTGACAAAAGTCTTAGAGATATTGTCCTGAATTTTGTGATTGCTGGCCGTGACACAACAGCTACGACTCTCACATGGGCCATATACATGATAATGACCAATGCTCGTGTAGCTGAAAAGCTTTACTCAGAACTTAAAGCTTTCGAAGAAGTACAAGCAAAGGAGAAGAGGATTTCATTACTACCATGTGACTTGGAAGACCCTGAATCCTTCAATCGAAGAGCAGTGCAATTTGCAGGCTTGTTGAATTATGATTCACTGGGGAGATTGTATTATCTGCATGCAGTGATCACAGAGACACTACGTTTATATCCAGCAGTTCCCCAG GACCCCAAGGGCATCCTGGAGGATGATATCTTGCCCGATGGAACCAAAGTAAAAGCAGGAGGCATGGTTACTTATGTTCCCTACTCGATGGGTCGGATGGAGTATAATTGGGGCCCTGATGCAGCAGTATTCAGGCCTGAGAGATGGCTAAAAGAGGGTTGCTTCCAAAATGCATCTCCATTCAAGTTCACTGCATTTCAG GCAGGACCAAGAATATGCCTTGGAAAGGACTCTGCCTATCTCCAGATGAAGATGGCATTGGCCATTCTGTGCAGGTTTTTCAAATTTAATTTGGTACCAAACCATCCAGTAAAGTATAGGATGATGACTATTCTATCAATGGAGAAAGGTTTGAAGCTCAAAATAGCCAGACAATCTTGTTGA
- the LOC108478267 gene encoding cytochrome P450 704B1 isoform X2 produces MHDWLVEYLSASKTVVVPMPFTTYTYIADPANVEHVLKTKFANYPKGETYHSYMEVLLGDGIFNVDGELWKKQRKTASFEFASKNLRDFSTVVFREYSLQLHSILTQASFHNQEVDMQDLLMRMTLDSICKVGFGVEIGTLAPTLPDNSFARSFDTANIIVTLRFVDPLWKLKRFLNVGSEALLGKSIKVIDDFTYNVIRRRKSEIKEIRESCKTSKIKHDILSRFIELSEDPEGNLTDKSLRDIVLNFVIAGRDTTATTLTWAIYMIMTNARVAEKLYSELKAFEEVQAKEKRISLLPCDLEDPESFNRRAVQFAGLLNYDSLGRLYYLHAVITETLRLYPAVPQDPKGILEDDILPDGTKVKAGGMVTYVPYSMGRMEYNWGPDAAVFRPERWLKEGCFQNASPFKFTAFQAGPRICLGKDSAYLQMKMALAILCRFFKFNLVPNHPVKYRMMTILSMEKGLKLKIARQSC; encoded by the exons ATGCACGATTGGCTCGTCGAATACCTGTCCGCATCGAAAACTGTTGTAGTTCCAATGCCTTTCACAACTTATACTTACATTGCCGATCCTGCTAATGTTGAACATGTACTTAAGACCAAATTTGCCAATTACCCCAAG GGTGAAACGTACCATTCATATATGGAAGTGCTGCTTGGAGATGGGATTTTCAACGTAGATGGTGAGCTATGGAAGAAGCAAAGGAAAACAGCTAGTTTTGAGTTTGCATCAAAGAATTTGAGGGATTTCAGCACTGTAGTCTTCAGGGAATATAGTCTACAACTCCATTCTATTCTAACTCAAGCTAGCTTCCATAACCAAGAAGTAGACATGCAG GATTTATTGATGAGGATGACTTTAGACTCCATTTGCAAGGTGGGGTTTGGTGTTGAAATTGGAACTCTGGCTCCCACTTTACCAGATAACAGCTTCGCTCGGTCGTTTGATACTGCCAACATCATTGTTACACTGAGGTTCGTTGACCCACTCTGGAAATTGAAAAGATTTCTCAATGTGGGCTCCGAAGCTCTACTTGGAAAGAGCATCAAAGTCATTGATGACTTCACTTACAATGTCATAAGGAGAAGAAAATCTGAGATTAAAGAAATTCGAGAATCTTGCAAAACCAGCAAG ATAAAGCATGACATATTGTCAAGATTTATTGAGCTAAGTGAAGATCCAGAAGGAAATTTAACTGACAAAAGTCTTAGAGATATTGTCCTGAATTTTGTGATTGCTGGCCGTGACACAACAGCTACGACTCTCACATGGGCCATATACATGATAATGACCAATGCTCGTGTAGCTGAAAAGCTTTACTCAGAACTTAAAGCTTTCGAAGAAGTACAAGCAAAGGAGAAGAGGATTTCATTACTACCATGTGACTTGGAAGACCCTGAATCCTTCAATCGAAGAGCAGTGCAATTTGCAGGCTTGTTGAATTATGATTCACTGGGGAGATTGTATTATCTGCATGCAGTGATCACAGAGACACTACGTTTATATCCAGCAGTTCCCCAG GACCCCAAGGGCATCCTGGAGGATGATATCTTGCCCGATGGAACCAAAGTAAAAGCAGGAGGCATGGTTACTTATGTTCCCTACTCGATGGGTCGGATGGAGTATAATTGGGGCCCTGATGCAGCAGTATTCAGGCCTGAGAGATGGCTAAAAGAGGGTTGCTTCCAAAATGCATCTCCATTCAAGTTCACTGCATTTCAG GCAGGACCAAGAATATGCCTTGGAAAGGACTCTGCCTATCTCCAGATGAAGATGGCATTGGCCATTCTGTGCAGGTTTTTCAAATTTAATTTGGTACCAAACCATCCAGTAAAGTATAGGATGATGACTATTCTATCAATGGAGAAAGGTTTGAAGCTCAAAATAGCCAGACAATCTTGTTGA
- the LOC108478268 gene encoding 2-hydroxy-palmitic acid dioxygenase mpo1-like isoform X2, with product MRMSNGKRPSSLIWPLMNQEERLFSFERVLATRLGFSLAWKVVLAVQLFCWIGQFIGHGVFEKRAPALLDNLVQAFIMAPFFVLFEALQTFFGYEPYPGFHAIVQAKIETEINEWKEKKQKLLN from the exons ATGAGGATGTCAAATGGCAAGCGTCCTAGTTCTCTGATTTGGCCCTTGATGAACCAAGAAGAACGACTTTTTTCTTTTGAACG CGTTCTTGCAACTCGACTTGGCTTTTCTCTTGCTTGGAAG GTCGTTCTTGCGGTTCAACTTTTCTGCTGGATTGGACAGTTCATTGGCCATGGGGTCTTTGAG AAACGAGCACCAGCTTTATTGGATAACCTTGTTCAAGCCTTTATAATGGCTCCCTTCTTTGTGCTGTTTGAG GCTCTTCAAACCTTCTTTGGTTATGAACCGTACCCTGGGTTTCATGCAATTGTTCAAGCAAAGATCGAAACTGAAATCaatgaatggaaagaaaagaagCAGAAATTACTTAATTAG
- the LOC108478268 gene encoding 2-hydroxy-palmitic acid dioxygenase mpo1-like isoform X1 has protein sequence MGNRIELFNLEKHFAFYGAYHSNPTNIVIHMLFVWPIFFTAILLLDFTPSLFNLPHINFSLFGVHVSLIFNFGFLFAFVYAVFYMCLDVKAGTLAALLCGVCWIVSSVLATRLGFSLAWKVVLAVQLFCWIGQFIGHGVFEKRAPALLDNLVQAFIMAPFFVLFEALQTFFGYEPYPGFHAIVQAKIETEINEWKEKKQKLLN, from the exons ATGGGAAATAGGATTGAATTATTTAATCTAGAAAAGCACTTTGCTTTTTATGGTGCATATCATAGCAACCCAACAAACATAGTAATTCACATGTTATTTGTTTGGCCAATCTTCTTCACTGCAATTCTCCTTCTTGACTTCACTCCTTCTCTGTTTAATCTCCCTCATATTAATTTCTCTCTGTTTGGAGTCCATGTTTCGTTGATTTTCAACTTTGGGTTCTTGTTTGCTTTCGTCTACGCTGTgttttacatgtgtttggatgTCAAAGCTGGAACCTTGGCTGCCTTACTTTGCGGGGTTTGTTGGATTGTTAGCAGCGTTCTTGCAACTCGACTTGGCTTTTCTCTTGCTTGGAAG GTCGTTCTTGCGGTTCAACTTTTCTGCTGGATTGGACAGTTCATTGGCCATGGGGTCTTTGAG AAACGAGCACCAGCTTTATTGGATAACCTTGTTCAAGCCTTTATAATGGCTCCCTTCTTTGTGCTGTTTGAG GCTCTTCAAACCTTCTTTGGTTATGAACCGTACCCTGGGTTTCATGCAATTGTTCAAGCAAAGATCGAAACTGAAATCaatgaatggaaagaaaagaagCAGAAATTACTTAATTAG